The following are encoded together in the Malaya genurostris strain Urasoe2022 chromosome 3, Malgen_1.1, whole genome shotgun sequence genome:
- the LOC131437915 gene encoding uncharacterized protein LOC131437915: MDSVTRPQLLEKQATKTSAHCLLCFAKTELDRGSLIAIRGEEGIRRNIEALIRKYFAEENIEIDGYICSNCSQQLGNFHQFYLKIKEIQWNQKMKTSGKNSPNSLAEGFEMEMSIKEEKIEDNYSFDQTAEVDGLNNFLDEQLGSQSDQNGNGTVQNRLLDSIVNEFQASSLNNDQSGGSNANQPYPKRIKRNFTEYWQPHNPDSRLLSNTTHSELDLLDEEFCEYDKPPDERSHQSALTGSAALDEMERLRRENEWLKRRNHLLLTRLRDVHVRNNDLLQINRELTTKLRSYDPNALAKPIPSGSEHPKIFPSAVAQVNQKPQTVSPSLIPASLPTVPAVSSQEYDSNKYISLSGAYSLDNGDVVVMDSVIPYRTMLDIDAIEPGEKFDLKFVSKLAIALWGHERLAVSSVTGRKSNNAGHNAPPSIQLEPEKLSFIKEKVYNRAIMETNDRVQAMARFDDSRINRLLNIKIQNAKRKKTLNFSPV; this comes from the exons ATGGACTCTGTAACAAGACCTCAGCTGCTGGAAAAGCAAGCGACAAAAACAAGCGCTCATTGTCTGTTGTGTTTTGCTAAGACCGAACTAGACAGAGGATCACTAATTGCTATTCGTGGAGAAGAAGGCatacgtcgaaatatagaagcGCTAATTCGGAAATATTTCGCCGAAGAGAATATTGAAATCGACGGATATATTTGCAGTAATTGCAGTCAGCAACTCGGAAACTTTCATCAGTTTTATCTCAAAATCAAAGAAATACAGTGGAATCAGAAAATGAAAACATCTGGAAAGAACAGTCCAAATAGTTTAGCAGAGGGATTTGAAATGGAAATGTCCATAAAAGAAGAGAAAATAGAAGATAACTACAGTTTCGACCAAACTGCAGAAGTAGACGGTCTGAACAATTTTTTAGATGAACAATTAGGATCCCAATCAGATCAAAATGGAAACGGAACAGTGCAAAATAGACTGTTGGATTCAATCGTTAACGAGTTCCA GGCCAGTTCTTTAAACAATGATCAATCAGGTGGATCCAACGCAAATCAACCGTATCCAAAAAGGATAAAAAGAAATTTCACCGAATATTGGCAACCACATAATCCTGATTCACGATTATTAAGCAACACTACACATTCAGAACTAGATTTATTGGATGAAGAATTCTGTGAGTACGATAAACCACCTGATGAACGCAGTCATCAATCAGCTTTAACTGGTTCTGCGGCGCTGGATGAGATGGAGCGTCTCCGTAGAGAAAACGAATGGCTCAAGCGCCGTAACCATCTGTTACTAACGCGGTTACGTGATGTTCATGTGCGTAACAATGACCTTCTCCAAATAAATCGAGAATTGACAACAAAATTGAGATCGTATGATCCAAATGCTCTGGCAAAACCAATTCCATCGGGGAGTGAGCATCCTAAAATATTCCCTTCAGCCGTGGCACAGGTCAATCAAAAACCACAGACAGTAAGCCCCTCTTTGATACCTGCTTCGTTGCCAACTGTGCCAGCGGTTTCCTCGCAAGAATATGATTCGAACAAATATATATCGTTGAGCGGAGCTTATTCACTG GATAACGGTGACGTTGTAGTAATGGATTCAGTTATACCGTATAGGACCATGCTAGACATCGACGCAATCGAACCAGGCgaaaaatttgatttgaaattcGTTAGCAAACTAGCAATTGCACTTTGGGGACATGAAAGATTAGCTGTGAGCAGTGTTACGGGTCGAAAATCAAATAACGCTGGACACAATGCACCACCAAGTATTCAGTTGGAACCGGAAAAATTGAGCTTCATCAAAG AAAAAGTCTACAACAGAGCTATTATGGAAACCAACGATCGAGTACAGGCTATGGCACGGTTTGACGATTCTCGTATCAATCGGTTATTGAacataaaaattcaaaatgCGAAACGGAAGAAAACTCTTAACTTTTCCCCGGTGTGA
- the LOC131436351 gene encoding myeloid leukemia factor, translated as MSLFGMMGDLEDDPIFGHHMRSMRQMNNMMNSLFADPFGMFGGMDSIAGPSLAGPRGGSALMPFMGPNMSMNRLLNNNATPSYCSSSVFSMSSGPDGPQVYQATSSTRTGPGGIKETRKTVQDSRSGTKKMAIGHHIGERAHIIEREQNVRTGNQEERQDFINLDDEEAEEFDREFQTKARSSLSLSGGRRSGAEIMELPSNQPNPQHIRAIANTPYNVSSPGSSGQYQQQQNTSSSPIPANRNRITGGPVASTITPRRGIRSPASSPLALPPSPGNGHITTSVHPHPYNMAGRKNRAIKGPSSSPYHQ; from the exons ATGTCTCTCTTTGGAATGATGGGTGATCTTGAGGATGACCCTATTTTTGG TCATCATATGCGTTCGATGCGGCAAATGAATAACATGATGAATTCATTATTCGCGGATCCATTTGGAATGTTTGGCGGTATGGATAGTATCGCTGGGCCGTCCCTAGCTGGGCCTCGTGGAGGATCTGCGTTGATGCCTTTTATGGGACCTAATATGAGCATGAATCGATTGCTGAATAATAATGCAACTCCGTCATACTGTTCGAGTAGTGTATTTTCAATGTCTTCTGGACCAGATGGACCGCAAGTATACCAAGCTACTTCCAGCACCCGCACAGGGCCGGGGGGAATTAAAGAAACGCGCAAAACGGTTCAAGATAGTCGCtcaggaacaaaaaaaatggcCATCGGACATCATATTGGCGAACGGGCTCACATAATCGAGCGCGAGCAAAACGTACGCACAGGGAACCAGGAAGAACGGCAGGATTTTATCAATCTGGATGACGAGGAAGCAGAAGAGTTTGACCGTGAATTCCAAACTAAAGCTCGAAGCTCTCTAAGTCTCTCAGGTGGACGACGTTCTGGAGCAGAAATTATGGAGctgccatcaaaccaaccaaa CCCACAGCATATTCGTGCTATTGCAAACACTCCATACAACGTATCTTCACCGGGTAGCAGTGGCCAGTATCAGCAGCAGCAAAACACGTCGTCATCGCCTATTCCTGCGAATCGTAACCGTATAACTGGCGGTCCAGTTGCATCGACAATAACGCCACGTAGAGGCATTCGATCGCCAGCGTCATCTCCGCTTGCTTTGCCTCCGTCACCCGGGAATGGCCACATTACGACAAG CGTACATCCCCATCCGTATAACATGGCAGGTAGAAAGAATCGTGCTATTAAAGGTCCATCTTCCTCACCTTACCACCAATAG